In Helicobacteraceae bacterium, the genomic window GCCTAAATACGCGGCAAAATCGGTCAATCGTTATATGCGCTATCAGACGGCAAAAACCCTAGAATCTTAACGTGCGCAAACTATTAAACACGCTCTATGTAAGCTCTCAAGGAGCTTATCTTCGCAAGGAGGGCGAAACCGTAGTCGTAGAGGTCGGCGGGGAAAAGAAACTGCAACTGCCTATTCATACGATAAGCTCGATCGTCTGTTTTGGAAACGTTATGTGTTCGCCGTTTCTTATGGGTTTTTGCGCGGAACGAAGCGTCGCTATATCTTTTTTGAGCGAACGAGGCGCTTTCCTAGCCTCCGCGCGCGGCGCGGTAAGCGGCAACGTTTTGCTTCGCCGCGAACACTATCGCAAAGCGGACGATGCGGACTCGTCGCTAAGCATAGCGATAAACATAGTAAAAGCTAAACTCTCTAATTCGCTCGCCGTTATCCACAGGGCTATTCGCGATCACGGCGCTAAAATTAACGTAAATCTATTGAAAGACGCGGCAAACAAGATTAAACGGCTTATCAAGACCCTCTCGGACGCGAAAGATTTAGACGAAGTAAGAGGATACGAAGGCGAAGGCTCCTATGAATACTTCGCCGTATTCGATCAACTGATATTGGAACAGAAAGAGGATTTCGTTTTTAACGGGCGCAATCGCCGTCCGCCGCTAGATAACGTAAACGCGACGCTGTCTTTCGCATATGTGATTTTATCCCACGATCTGCGATCGGCACTTGAAAGCGTCGGTCTTGATCCGCAGGTTGGTTTTCTCCATCGCGATCGATCGGGCAGACATTCGCTTGCCTTAGATATGATGGAGGAGTTTAGATCGGTAATAGCCGATCGCTTGGTTCTCTCTTTGATTAACAGACGACAGATCGCTAAAAAAGAATTCGCTAAAAGCGCGAGCGGCGCGGTTACCATAAGCGATAGCGGTCGTAAAACGATTCTGACCGAATATCAAAACCGCAAACAAGAGGAGATATTTCACCCGTATATAGATGAAAAGGTAAAGATCGGACAACTCTTTTTCATTCAGGCGAATCTGCTTGCGCGTCATATCAGAGGCGATATAGACGGCTATCCGCCGTTTTTCTGGAGATAGATATGACGGTGTTGATCACATACGACGTCGCCATATCGACGGAGGGCGGCGCAAAACGGCTTCGCAGAATCTCCAAAGCCTGCGCTAATTACGGGCAAAGAGTTCAGTTTTCCGTATTCGAGTGCGCGCTTGAACCCGCTCAGTGGGTCAAACTAAAGAGCGCGCTGGAAAAAATTATCGATCATAAAAGCGATAGCCTGCGTTACTACTATCTCGGAGCTAACTGCAAAAACCGAATCGAGCATATAGGCGCTAAACCATCGATTGATATTGACGCGCCGCTTATTATCTAAATATACTAAGAGTCGTTTAATCTTTTTGCGATCGCGTTGTTTAAGGTTTGTTGAGGAAGGAGACAAGTTATGTATGTTTGCGGCTTTATTGATCTTGACTTGCATTTGGTTCAAGACGCGTTTGAAGAGGCGCGACGAATCTGCTTTATTTTACCGTTCAAAAAACGAGTTTCAACACGATCTTCCAAACCGCGATCGGCGCTAACTTTTTGCGCGCTATAAAACCCTAAGCGAGGGCGTATTCCGAAGCAAGGAAGTTGATCGCGAAAAACCGCTAAAGGTTTTAAATTTTCCTCCAACGCCGGTCGGCAACTCCTCAAAACGGATAAGAAACGGGAGCTTGGTCGGTTAACTTTAAGCGTCCGCGCCAAACGTTTATTTGATTTTTAGCCAGAGCTTTATATTATCGCCGATTGTATCGCCGCGCAAAAGCTCTAGGTCGCGATCAAAAGCTATCGATAGATTGCCGCCGCTTAGCGCCAAACTCTCATAGCACAGCAGCCAGTCGATTCGATCGGCTAGATAGTTCAGCAATCCGCCGCCGCCCTCGACCAAAACCAGCCCGCGATCAAGGTTTATTTCGCGCGCGATTGACACGCTCCGATCGGGGACGCTAAAAATCGGGACGGTTTTGTCAAAATCGTCGCGCCGCGAAACAATTAGAACGTTTGGCGCTTTCGCGTTGGCGCGTCTAGCGTCAAGAACGGGGCGGTCGGCGCGGACGGTAGCGCCGCCGATCGCGAGCAAATCGCATACGCCTCGTATCGCGTGCGTCTCTCTAAGGGCGGGATCGGAGCTGATTTTTCCGTCGTTGATCGAGCCGTTTAGCCGTTGCGCCCACTTGAATAGGATAAAGGCGCGGCGAAGCCAAATTTTAAACGGTTCCAGGAGCGCCTCGCACTCTTTTTCGCGCGCGCCGCGAACGACGGTTACGCCGCGCTCAAGCAGATACGCGCCGCCGCCCGCCATTTTTGGATTGGGATCGTCGCAACCGATCACCGCCTTTTTTACGCCCAGATCGGCAATTAGCGGCGCGCACGCGGGGGTTTTGCCCGATCGAGCGCACGGCTCAAGCGTAACGAAAAGCGTCGTGTCGCTAAAAAGCCCGTCGTGATTTTTACGCAAAAAATCGCAGATTGCCTCGCTTGTTTTTAGCGCGCGCAACTTAGCGATTTTTGATTCGTCCCGGCACAGTTCGCAAAAGCCGTCGAAAAAGGCGTTTACCTCCGCGTGCGGTTCGCCCGCCTTTTTGTGCGCGGCGACGGCGATCAGCCGATCAAAGCGATCCAAAAGCGCCGCGCCTACGGGCGGATTAGGATAGGTTAATATTTGATATTTCCACGCTTCGTTTAACGCGAGGCGCATATAAAACTCGTCTAGCACGATAAACCTTTCAACGATGTTTGGCGATTACGCCGCCGCGCCTTTGAACGCGATTTTGCCCAAAACTCCCGCCGTCAAAAGCGCGCGAAGCAAGCCTTTGCAATAGAAAACGCGCCTAGCGGCGACGTGGCGTTCCGACGTTATACTAGCGCCGTTTGACTTTGCGCGCTCAACTTGATTTTCTACGCGATCGCATTTTGCCGCTTTTGCCCGAAATCGCGTAAAACGCGAGTTAAGGGCGAAACGGGTAAAAAACGATATGAGTTTATCTGTCGACTACCTACTCCTAACGCTCGCCATAATTGGCGCGCTTAATCTGATCGCCGCGATCGCGCTGATAACGCGCAAAAATATCGCGGTCGATCCAACGATCTTAGCGCAGTTAAACAGGCTTGAAAGCGCGCAAACGCTGGAGGCGAGAGCCGCTAGAGCGGAACAGACCGAAAACCTAGATCGCTTCGCCGAGCGTATCGCCAAAACAATCAACGCGCTAGGCGAGTTTCAGAAGGAGCGCTTCGATTCGTTTGCCGCCGCGCAAGATAATTTGCGTAAAATCAGCGAGGAAAACCTGAAAGATATTCGCGCCGCCATAGAAAAACAGCTAACCAATCTGCGCGAGGAAAACGCCAAAAAACTAGACGAAATGCGAAAGATCGTCGATGAGAAGTTGCAAGAGTCGATCGGAAAGCGCTTTAGCGAGTCTTTCAATCTGATCAGCGAACGGCTTGAGAAGGTGCATTTGGGGCTTGGCGAAATGCAGAAGCTGGCGCAGGACGTAGGCGGGCTGAAAAACGCGCTGACAAACGTAAAAACGCGCGGAACGTTTGGCGAGGCGCAATTAAGCGCGATCTTAGATCAGATATTCTCGAAAGAGCAGTATTACGAGCAGTATGCGATCAAAAGCGGCGAACGGGTCGATTTCGCGATCAAACTGCCCGCTAAGAGCGAAAACGATATGAACGTCTTACTGCCGATCGATTCAAAGTTTCCGATCGAGGATTATCAGCGGCTAACGGACGCCTTTGAGCAAAACGTGGACAAAGAGACGATCGACGGTTT contains:
- the cas1c gene encoding type I-C CRISPR-associated endonuclease Cas1c — translated: MRKLLNTLYVSSQGAYLRKEGETVVVEVGGEKKLQLPIHTISSIVCFGNVMCSPFLMGFCAERSVAISFLSERGAFLASARGAVSGNVLLRREHYRKADDADSSLSIAINIVKAKLSNSLAVIHRAIRDHGAKINVNLLKDAANKIKRLIKTLSDAKDLDEVRGYEGEGSYEYFAVFDQLILEQKEDFVFNGRNRRPPLDNVNATLSFAYVILSHDLRSALESVGLDPQVGFLHRDRSGRHSLALDMMEEFRSVIADRLVLSLINRRQIAKKEFAKSASGAVTISDSGRKTILTEYQNRKQEEIFHPYIDEKVKIGQLFFIQANLLARHIRGDIDGYPPFFWR
- the ribD gene encoding bifunctional diaminohydroxyphosphoribosylaminopyrimidine deaminase/5-amino-6-(5-phosphoribosylamino)uracil reductase RibD produces the protein MLDEFYMRLALNEAWKYQILTYPNPPVGAALLDRFDRLIAVAAHKKAGEPHAEVNAFFDGFCELCRDESKIAKLRALKTSEAICDFLRKNHDGLFSDTTLFVTLEPCARSGKTPACAPLIADLGVKKAVIGCDDPNPKMAGGGAYLLERGVTVVRGAREKECEALLEPFKIWLRRAFILFKWAQRLNGSINDGKISSDPALRETHAIRGVCDLLAIGGATVRADRPVLDARRANAKAPNVLIVSRRDDFDKTVPIFSVPDRSVSIAREINLDRGLVLVEGGGGLLNYLADRIDWLLCYESLALSGGNLSIAFDRDLELLRGDTIGDNIKLWLKIK
- the cas2 gene encoding CRISPR-associated endonuclease Cas2, which translates into the protein MTVLITYDVAISTEGGAKRLRRISKACANYGQRVQFSVFECALEPAQWVKLKSALEKIIDHKSDSLRYYYLGANCKNRIEHIGAKPSIDIDAPLII
- the rmuC gene encoding DNA recombination protein RmuC yields the protein MSLSVDYLLLTLAIIGALNLIAAIALITRKNIAVDPTILAQLNRLESAQTLEARAARAEQTENLDRFAERIAKTINALGEFQKERFDSFAAAQDNLRKISEENLKDIRAAIEKQLTNLREENAKKLDEMRKIVDEKLQESIGKRFSESFNLISERLEKVHLGLGEMQKLAQDVGGLKNALTNVKTRGTFGEAQLSAILDQIFSKEQYYEQYAIKSGERVDFAIKLPAKSENDMNVLLPIDSKFPIEDYQRLTDAFEQNVDKETIDG